From Scyliorhinus canicula unplaced genomic scaffold, sScyCan1.1, whole genome shotgun sequence, one genomic window encodes:
- the LOC119961679 gene encoding zinc finger protein 229-like — protein sequence PWKCADCGKGFTSPSKLEIHRRVHTGERPFTCSSCGKGFAKSSNLLSHQRVHTGERPFTCSTCGKGFTQSSHLLSHQRVHTGERPFTCSTCGKGFIRASALLSHQRVHTGERPFTCSTCGKGFAQSSTLRKHQRVHTGERPFTCTECGKGFTQSSHLLSHQRVHTGERLFTCSTCGKGFAKSSKLLRHQRVHTGERPFTCSTCGKGFTQLSALLSHQRVHTGERPFTCFTCGKGFAHSSTLRKHQRVHTGERPFICIKCGKGFTLSSNLLSHQRVHTRERPLTCSTCGKRFTQSSNLLGHQRVHTGERLFTCSTCGKGFTRSSTLRKHQRVHTGERPFTCSTCGKGFTESSYLLSHQRVHTGERPFTCSQCGKGFTQSSNLLSHQRVHTGERPFTCIECGKGFTDSSTLRKHQRVHTGERPFTCSTCGKGFTQSSHLLRHQRVHTGERPFTCSTCGKGFTQSSNLLSHQRVHTD from the coding sequence ccgtggaaatgtgcggactgtgggaaaggattcacttccccatccaagctggaaattcatcgacgtgttcacactggggagagaccattcacctgctcctcgtgtgggaagggattcgctaagtcatccaacctgctgagtcaccagcgagttcacacaggggagaggccattcacctgctccacgtgtgggaagggattcactcagtcatcccacctgctgagtcaccagcgagttcacactggggagagaccgttcacctgctccacgtgtgggaagggattcattcgggCATCCGCCCTActcagtcaccagcgagttcacacaggggagagaccgttcacctgctccacgtgtgggaagggattcgctcagtcatccacactgcggaaacaccagcgtgttcacactggggagagaccgttcacctgcaccgagtgtgggaagggattcactcagtcatcccacctgctaagtcaccagcgtgttcacactggggagagactgttcacctgctccacgtgtgggaagggattcgctaagTCATCCAAACTGCtgaggcaccagcgagttcacacaggggagaggccattcacctgctccacgtgtgggaagggattcactcagttgtccGCCCTGctcagtcaccagcgagttcacactggggagagaccattcacctgcttcacctgtgggaagggattcgctcattcatccaccctgcggaaacaccagcgtgttcacactggggagagaccgttcatctgcatcaagtgtgggaagggattcactctgtcatccaacctgctgagtcaccagcgagttcacactcgggagagaccgctcacctgctccacgtgtgggaagcgattcactcagtcatccaacctgctgggtcaccagcgagttcacactggggagagactgttcacctgctccacgtgtgggaagggattcactcggtcatccacactgcggaaacaccagcgagttcacactggggagagaccgttcacctgctccacgtgtgggaagggattcactgagtcatcctacctgctgagtcaccagcgagttcacactggggagagaccattcacctgttcccagtgtgggaagggattcactcagtcatccaacctgctgagtcaccagcgagttcacactggggagagaccgttcacctgcatcgagtgtgggaagggattcactgattcatccacactgcggaaacaccagcgtgttcacactggggagagaccattcacctgctcgacgtgtgggaagggattcactcagtcatcccacctgttgcgtcaccagcgtgttcacactggggagagaccattcacctgctccacgtgtgggaagggattcactcagtcatccaacctgctaagtcaccagcgagttcacactgattag